The Ralstonia sp. RRA DNA segment AGCCACTACCTGTTCGACGCCGAGTTCTGTAACCCGGCCTCGGGCTGGGAGAAGGGGCAGATAGAGAAGAACGTGCAGGACAGCCGTCACCGCATCTGGCAACGCATCCCTGCATTCGGCTCTCTGGCGGCACTTAATGACTGGCTGGCCGACCAGTGCGTACGGCTGTGGCAGCAGACCCGCCATCCTGAGCTGGACATGACCCTCTGGGAGGCCTGGTCGCTGGAGCGGCCACACCTGATGCCCGTGGGGCAGCCGTTCGATGGCTTTGTGGAGCACACCAAGCGCGTCTCACCAACCTGCCTGGTGACCTTCGAGCGCAACCGCTACAGCGTACCGGCGTCGTTTGCCAACCGGCCCATCAGTCTGCGCGTCTATGCCAATCGGCTCGTGTTCGTGGCCGAAGGCCAGGTGATTGCCGAGCACGTGCGGCACATCGACCGTAGCCATCTTCCGGGGCGCACAATCTATGACTGGCACCACTACCTCGCGGTGCTGCAGCGTAAGCCCGGTGCGCTGCGTAACGGCGCACCGTTCGCCGAACTGCCAGAGGGCTTCCGACGCCTGCAATCCACACTGCTCAAACGCCCTGGTGGCGATCGCGAGATGGTCGAGATCCTGGCGCTGGTGCTGTTGCACGACGAACAGGCCGTGCTCACTGCGGTGGAGCTCGCACTGGAGGCGGGTGCCCCGTCCAAGCAAACCATCCTGAACATCCTCAGCCGCCTCCTGGAAGGCGAGCCCGTGGCACCGATCACCTCACCACAGGCACTGGCGCTGCACGTC contains these protein-coding regions:
- the istA gene encoding IS21 family transposase; translated protein: MIDVAILSIIRRWHLRDQIPLREIARRLGISRNTVRRYLRADTTAPAYPARQSPSKLDGHAAKLSAWLKTEANKPRKQRRTLKQIHTDLCALGFTGSYDRVAAFARRWRQEQQEQARTSGRGTFIPLRFAEGEAFQFDWSEDWAVIAGERTKLQVAQFKLSHSRAFFLRAYLLQTHEMLFDAHHHAFVAWGGIPRRGIYDNMKTAVDRVRLGKLRDVNLRFSTMVSHYLFDAEFCNPASGWEKGQIEKNVQDSRHRIWQRIPAFGSLAALNDWLADQCVRLWQQTRHPELDMTLWEAWSLERPHLMPVGQPFDGFVEHTKRVSPTCLVTFERNRYSVPASFANRPISLRVYANRLVFVAEGQVIAEHVRHIDRSHLPGRTIYDWHHYLAVLQRKPGALRNGAPFAELPEGFRRLQSTLLKRPGGDREMVEILALVLLHDEQAVLTAVELALEAGAPSKQTILNILSRLLEGEPVAPITSPQALALHVEPQANVGRYDSLRDREVHHAA